cagcagggatggggacgtgtccccaagccctgctgtccccacagagcCTTGTCCCACCTGGTAGAGGTGGcaaaccagccccagcagcgaggcctctgcctgtgcctgcagctcGTCCGTGTGCTTCtgtggggggacacggggccgGTCAggggggtccccagggtgtcccagcccTAGCTGGCACCCCAGTGCCCCCCTGCCATACCCCATTGATGGTGATCCAGGGCACGTACTGGTGTGGGGGGTGCAGTGCCTCGGTCACTTGGGCGTTGTGGTGCATCAGGgccacccctgtgtccccctgcaCGCAGGCGCTGATGCGGCCGCTGTCCACCTCGGGGGCATAGATCTGCAGGCACTGCcgggcacaggggacacgggggcgGTCAGGGGGCCAGGGGTGTCCCCCACGTGGGGCATTgaggggcggggagggggaCATACGGCCTCCAGGTTCTTGGTGACGGAGCTGCCCGACTCCAGGCAGAAGATGACTGGGAAGTAGGTGCTGAAGTTCTTGGCCTCGTGCATCAGACAGGCCTACGGGGACAGGGCGGGCGGTGAGGGGTCGCTGGGACCCCCCGTGCCAGCACCGTGGGAACGGGGACCGTCACCTCCATCATGTTGCCCAAGCATTCCTCGGGGCCGTGCTGGCACTGGAAGTCCAACTTCCCGCTGACGTTCCTCTCCTGCGGGACCAACCGGTCTGAGCGGGGCCGGCGGCACCGGGGCGAGCGCCCGCGGCGCCGGGAGGGCCGGCTCCTACCTGGGCGTTGCCGTAGGGCACCAGGGTGATGTTCAGCATCTCTtcgggcagcagcagccaggtggggAAGAGCTTCAGGACCAGGAACTCGCGGCACGCCGGGCACAGGCTCTCGTAGTACAGGCTGAGCTCCACgggcgcggccgcggggcgCGGGAGGCTGGGGCAGCGGCTCTCCACCTGCACACgggaaggttttggggtgcaCGGGGGGGTATGGCTGCAACCCCCCCGTTCCAGTATCTGTAGGGATGGGGCAAAGCTCCGGGATGCAGGGAAGAAGGGGGGTGAGGGTGTGCAGGGCTAGAGGGAAGTGAgagtggctgggctgggagctttctgctgctgcaggattcTGTGCGTGGCTGGCACCCAGCGCTGGGGCTTTCCACCAGAACTTCCCCAAAACATTTCGGGGGAAAACAAATTTAGACCAGGACATGCCTGGGTGGGGGTATGGCCCAGCACCCAGTGCCAGGGGGAAGCTGCAGCCTCGTGGGGCTCACAGGGCGCTGTCACCGCCCGGGTCTGTTTGGGGTGGAATAAACCAAAAAGCAGTTTTACACTTAAAAAGCGGAAGTGCCAGCggcagctggggaagggccGCGGGCAGGGTCCGGCTGGACCACAGGCGttccccagggatgctggggaatgCCGTAGTGCCCGTGTGGCACTGGAGGCTCTGAGCATCCCTGCGATGTGACAGCCTGTGCCTCAGCGACGCTCGCAGCTGGCACTCGCTCCAGGCATCGTGGCCAGGCGCTGCCCCAACCCCGTCCCCGCGTCCCTGGGCAGGCGGGAGGTGGCCCCGCGTACCGGGTGACCctgcccttgtccccagccccagcaccagcagcgGCTCTGACCTGGCAGGCGACGGCGATGTCCCGCGAGCTGCACCAGCGGTGGGCAGGGTAATCACAGCCGGGGGCCGCGCCGAGCCCCGGGGCCACCGGggccaccagggccaccagcgCCAGGACAGCCAGCGGCACCGCGGGGGCCATGAGGACGCCGGGGTGACGCGGAAATGAGCCCGTCCCAGCGGGGACCTTTAAAGCTCGGCTGCGCCcgcctcccctgccctgcctgcccttcctGCCGCCCCAGCCGCGCCTCCCGTGACGCCGCCGGCCCACGtggggccgccgggctccggccagCGCGTCCCCGCTGGCCCCGACCCGCGGCAGGTCCGGCAGTGAAACCCAGCCCGGAGCAGCCACGCGTGGAGCTCCCCGAGCAGAAAACGGGGCTGGCTGCCGGCACAGCCCGCGGGGGGTGCGGGTGCCGGGGCAGTTCCGGGTGCGGGACGAGGGTGCAGCCCAAGACATCCCGAGTTCAACTGAGGAGCCGAGTGCGGAGGAACCTCGTTCTTCCCCCGTTTGTCGCCGCTGTCTCCGGCCGTTTCTCAGCCCTCGTCCCCACGTGCCCCAGCCCTCCAAACCCGGGGAGCACAATCCTGGCGCGATGGGTCACATCCTGCACCCAGCCCAGGAActggggcacagcccctgcactCTCCTGCCCCCGCACAACCTCCCACAGCAATCCAGCAGCCTGGTTCATTAactctgt
This sequence is a window from Vidua macroura isolate BioBank_ID:100142 chromosome 26, ASM2450914v1, whole genome shotgun sequence. Protein-coding genes within it:
- the IFI30 gene encoding gamma-interferon-inducible lysosomal thiol reductase is translated as MAPAVPLAVLALVALVAPVAPGLGAAPGCDYPAHRWCSSRDIAVACQVESRCPSLPRPAAAPVELSLYYESLCPACREFLVLKLFPTWLLLPEEMLNITLVPYGNAQERNVSGKLDFQCQHGPEECLGNMMEACLMHEAKNFSTYFPVIFCLESGSSVTKNLEACLQIYAPEVDSGRISACVQGDTGVALMHHNAQVTEALHPPHQYVPWITINGKHTDELQAQAEASLLGLVCHLYQGEKPEICGGSKAPRLPSGCRR